The Mustela nigripes isolate SB6536 chromosome 8, MUSNIG.SB6536, whole genome shotgun sequence DNA segment CTGCTTAGAAATGTCAGCTAGCCTGAGAGCTGGAGGGAGGCCTAATGCACTGTGATGTCTGAGAGGGAGAGCCCACTGTAATGTGTGAATGTGGGCTGAGAGCTGCcatcttttctgatttttccagagaagccagaaacagaTATTTTTATGCAATGTGtctcaacttttaattttagcaactatttcagaatatttgaagaaacatcCCATAACCCATACATACCATGTCTACAAACTAGTGGCAGCCCGGGATGGCCAGTTCACAGTGTCGACAGGGGACAGTTTTCGGTTTCAACAGAATGTAATGCTGAGATGGAAGATGGACTTGGGATATAAGagaattttcaagtattttcataGTGGAAAACGGGCCTTCCATCTGAGTTCTGAGCCACGGGAACAAGTCAAGAGAAAACTGGATGACAATATATAAAAAACGTTAGAGAAAGGGTCTTCTCCTTAGCAGAGATGTTGAGCCAAATTGTTATAACTATCCTTGACACCAGAGCACTGGTTTACAGTTTACAAAAAGCTTTTATATGCTCTCATATTAAAAGCTACTAGAAAGGCCCTTTAAAGTATATTATaaagatatttccattttactaacGCACAAGCTTGAGTATCTGAGGTTATTCAATAACTGAAAGAAGGTCGTCCTGGAAATGGGGCAGTGGAAGTAGGAACTGGATGATTCAGGTTATCTATCAGCCAACTCAAAACTCTTTCCTGTACCACTTGAGAGCCAGGCTCTAAGGCTCTAAGATTCCATTTGGAGCTATGCTTAGAAATAGATTTGCTCTGGTTACTCCCCTGTGAtgaccccaccccccccaagtGTCCTGCTCATTTCCATATTCCTGAAATGCTTCCCTGTCCTTCCACTCTTCCCTGAAAGCTGTTCTCCTTCATGATCACTTGCCAACTTCTTTTCAGCCTGATTCTGTCAGCTGTGAGAATGCTCTCCCAACCCTCGCTGCTCTAGACGCAACCTATCCTTGACATGTATTTGTCCAAAATTGTTGTCTATATTCTGCATGTCCCTGTAAGGACAAACCTGTCTTAAAGAATCCATGAACAAAGCCACATACACAAATGTGTACATTCATGTACCCGAGTGGAAACTTGATCAATGAATCATCAAATAGTGATAATTTCTGGGCGTGTAAGTTGGGAGGAGGAAGACAATATGCTGTCAACCATAACTTCCAGGTCTTACAGTCCTTTCTACTTCCTTCAAGAAATTTGgattgtgattctttttttaaaataaactctaagcccaacatgggccccaaactcacaaccccaagatcaagagacgCATGTTCTACCAAGTCAGTCAGGTGTCCCAGATTATGATTCTTGAGATTTAAAAACCAGCTGGGTAGCCATGTTTCTGCACATTCATGCAGGAAAAACAGTAAGAATATCTGGTTTTCCggacacctgggtgacacagtaggtaaagcaactgactcttggtttcagctcaggttatgatctcagtgtcatgggactGAGTCtggtgtcgggctccctgctcagtgtggagcctacttgagattctctccccctctcctttgccccttccACTCATGCtatcgctctctctaaaataaataataataatttttaaaagatctgtttttttgtatttcaggttctttatttttttttaaaagattttatttatttatttgacagagagagatcacaagtaggcagagaggcaggcagagagagagagaggcagaagcaggctccctgctgagcagagagcccgatgcaggactcgatcccaggaccctgagatcatgacctgagccgaaggcagcggcttaaccactgagccacccaggctcaggtTCTTTAATATCAGTTTGAAACATACCATTTCTTGGGTTGAGATGAACCTTGTCTGGGAAGAACACAAAAACTGGTGGAGAAATTCCGAGTAAGCAAAGCTTCCAGATGACTTAGTTTGGCTGAAAcataggctttttaaaatataagcaccatcaagagtttttctttttgattattgGACATGTCTACCAAGTGCACTGATGTTTTTCTAATGCACTGTATTTAACCCTGTGAGGCCAAACATCATTCCAtgtgaaataaattattacaaCTTGCATCTCACATCTAAAACAAGAGACAAGacatctagaaaacaaaaaaagaaaaatgcataaaaatctgtaagggagaaaaaaaaaagaaaattcccaagAATGCAGCTACCTCCAGCCAAGTGGAGAGAAGAACACGACtgtttggttttgtgtgttttgttttggtgatcTAGCTGGCCATTGACCCATCAGGCATAAGAATATTTCATAGAGCTAATGTTCCTACGCTCTAATCTCTCTAGGCAAGGTTCATATTTGTGTGAGTTACTTATTCTCCCTTTGTTGATTAAGTCAATAATCGGAATCAGCAGGTTTGGAGTCAGTTGGCAGGGATCAGCGGCATGGCTTGGGAGAAGGACGCATAAAAGGCCAGGCTGGGGGCGGCCACCTCACAGGCCGGCGCACTGTTGACAGGATGGCTTCTGGTCGTCTGCTCCTTCTTTGCCTCGCCGGACTGGTACTTGTGTCAGAGGCTGGCCTTGCGGTGAGTGCTGGATTCTGTGAAGTCCTTTTATACAGACCCTGAGGTCCGCTAGATGAAGTAGAAATGAATTCTTTCAGCTCTGCCAGCCGCCTTTTGTTACTAGGACAAGGGTAGCCCGCATCGACTTTTAAATATCATTGAGTCGAACTTCAAAATGAGCCAAGTTCTGCAGAGCTCACTGAACGGGGGCTGGAACCCTTGTGTCCCGCTGTTGCTGTGGTGCCCTGGGGTTACGGGGCCTGGCTCCTCCGCTCTGTTTCCTCAGATGGTAGAAATAAAGACGTGATCTTCGCGAAGCTACCAATATCACATTTTCAGAAATGCAtctttttataaagtttatttcCCTTCAGCTAATCAAAATGTctttattgattaatttttgaaAGGCTTGGCAGAAAACCTTCTAGTCAAATACCGAATTCTTAAGTCCTCTGGAAGAATTAACTAATACTATTAAATGGGTCATGAAATAGTCCGACAGGATTGTACAACTAATAAGAGGgaatgacaacaacaacagagGACTGAAGGGTTCTCAGGGAGAAACTCACTCTTTGGGCCTATGGCGTCTTTTCAGTAATTCCACTCAAATAGCGAGGCTTCACAAAGCAATTATTCTCAGGGggcctcttttctcccttaaAATTCATTAGGCACGTCCCCAGCCGATCATAGGGGACAGAAGCATAAACCAGCTTTGCTTTGGGAACAATCACGTCTGTGTGACATGGAGAAGGGGAGCTCATTACCTAGCAACACTTATATTGCTGGAAATGGAACTGGCATGTACATCTTGCCTTGTTTTAGATTTCGAACCCTATAAAGGATAGAtccttccaggggtgcctgagtggctcagttggttaagggtctgcctttgactccggtcatgatcccaaggtcctgagatcaagcctcacatcagggtccctactcagcggggagcctcctgctccctctgcccttccccctgcttgtgctcgctctctctcgctctctctctctctcttaaataaataaataaaataaaaaacaagaaaaagaatagacCTTTTCATTCTGATCGGTTTTGCTGACCTCTCCCTGGCCTTCTCTATCCCCAGGGCTCTGGTGAATCCAAGTGCCCTCTGATGGTCAAAGTCCTAGACGCCGTCCGAGGCAGCCCTGCTGTCAACGTGGACGTGAAAGTGTTCAAAAAGGCTGCTGATGAGAGCTGGGAGCTCTTCGCCTCTGGGTAAGCTGCCCAACCAGCCCGGACCTGGGAATCTCGTTCTAGCTGCTCATTCTCCCGCTTTTTCTTAGAGAGAGTGCCTCACACCATTTGCCATTCGCCAAAGAATGCAGGCAGGGATCAAGTAGGTCATGGGGAGGATGCCCTGCTCTTGTTTTGCTTCCCCTGGAATGCCCTGAAGGGACAGaccaaaaggaaaaggaggagccAGCACCCCCTCTTTCTCTAGTAGTGGTCCACGGCCTTCTTGAGTCACAGACCACTTTAAGAAGGTAATCTTCTATGATCTCCAAACCcagaaaaatcacacacacacacacaccacacacatgtatacaccaTTTCAAGGGTGTCACAGATTTCCCAGTGCCTTTGCCAAACACTCAAGCTGCGTGTCCTTGGCTTGGAATTATAGGCAAAAAGTGCAATTTGAGCTACTTTattaatgaaaggaaaggaactgAGGGACAGCCCTGACAAGGTGCGTGTCTGTAGTTTAACTGGACCCTCCAGACTTCAGCGCTTGTGTCTAACCAGAACACGTGGAGCACCGAGTCTGTGCCACGCTGGAGGCCGTGCACTCAGTAAGGAATGGACACAGACAAGAAAGGCACATAAGCAAATTCCAGCCCCAGACCAATCACCCAACACCAGGTGCAACAGTGACTTCTTACCTTCTGTGGCCACTGCCCAATTTTCATGGTGGTTTCCCACCTCCTTTAGcaagaatttcaaagaaaatgcaCATTAGTAAACCTAAACCAACTCACTGTGTGAATGAGTAGCCAAGAAACCCTCAGCACCAGATGATACTGCTAAGTGCTTATGTCTCTAGAAAGGAAAACTTCTGTGGGTTTTAATTGAATCCCAAGAACCGCATTATGATTCCTCACCCATCCCTGGGAAGACCTTTTCTGTTGGTGTGGTTTCAACTGAGTGTTTATTTGTGAATTCATTTATGTTTATCTAAAATGCCAAGCACAATGTGGAAAGTACTTAAGAGAATATTCTAAGCAAGAGATCGAATAAACACCAAACATTCGGATATTCATGTGGATGTTTTTTCCTTCTGacaagactgaaaaagaaagaaagaaagaaagcaagagagaaagaaagaaagaaaatcttttcttcccagaaaagaagaaaggtggaAAAGCAGTGATCAGAGTTAGTAAAGACAACTTCCATTTTTATCTGTCAGTTTTTGAGGTCTAATGGAGGGCAATTTCTAACATCAGTAATGGAGCTAGTAAGTATGTAGTAATAGAAGTggcttagttatttttttaaaaggagttgcCTTGTATTTAAGAGATTAAACACGCAAATAATTTCAGATACAGGTGCCTTATCATGCTTCGGGGTTCCCCCGTGTGTTGAAGTGATACCAACTCTGAAAGCCAACCTCACGCTGGGAGGGAAAGGAGTAAGACCTTGGTGTCATGGGGCCTGCAAAGTCCTAGAGGCTCATGGTCACTTCCAGGGGTAGTTATGAACTTTCACCCAAACACCAACCCTGAATTGCAATGCCTGTTTTTGAGGTGAAACATTATACCTATATCTTCTCTTCTCCTtagaaaaatctagaataaaGTTTTGAAATCTTTCTGACAAATTTCTTCTCAGTAAATTTCAGTAACTAGGattttgcctttccttctctctgcctttgctgaatatgtatatttatatatatgtatttccccccacatacacacactgcaCATATGTGAtttgtgtgtgggtttgtgtACGCCCGTGTGCGCGTGTGGTGTCACCTTGCCCTGGCATTCGTTCCCCTAATGCCTAACTTAACCTATAATTTTTGCCTTCTAGGAAAACCAAGGAACTTGGAGAGCTTCACGGGCTCACAACTGCTGAGAAATTTGTAGAAGGGGTGTACAAGGTGGAATTAGACACCAAGTCGTACTGGAAGTCACTCGGCATTTCCCCATTCCATGAATATGCAGAGGTGAGAGCGTAGAGGCACTCGGGttgctttttagtattttatttgtgttcttgTTGTTGTCGTTAATCCCAGGCAATGCCCAGTCTGCATGTCACAGGCCATGGAAATGTTGTAAGGAGAGCATGGAACTAGCTTAGATCCCCTTTTCGGTTTCTACAGCCAGAAATGTATAAAACTCTGAAGAgaaaagtttatttctaagtttgGTGGAAACTTACTTAGTAACATGACCTGAATTTACACGACGCTCCTTAGTATCTTTCTTAATTCCACTGACTAGGAATATTCGCTTGCCGAAGAACTGCTAATGTGTTGGAATACTAGAAGCTCTCCAGACCCTACCCAGGGTGTTATGTAATGAAACATAGATGTGCCACTTTACTTCtctaaaatctgaaagaaaaaaaaaaaaaaaaaagcaaaaacccacTTCATTCCAAAACACCTCTGGCTCCCAGAGGTCTGGAGAAGCGATTTGAGGTAATGCCCATACAGATGACAAATTCAAGATAGTGATGGCAGCACAATAAATAACAGGGGTTGAGCATACCTCACGTGCCAGACTGCTGTCTTTTCTATATTTAACCTACTCAGTCCTCCTCCACAACCCATCATGGTTGTtattattagcctcattttacagaggaagaatttGAGTCAACGGACAGTGaaataacttgtccaaaatcCCAGGCTAGTAAAGGAGGAAGTAGAAATAATGACCAccagggcccaggctgggctTAGCCTCAGGTGTGCCTCAGCTTTCTTACTATAAGAAAGCAGgctaaaaacaacaataaagccACATTTGTAACCCTTGGTTCACACTCTATGTTTTGTTTATGAGGTAGTGGGAACTTCTGAGTTATTCATGGGCCCAGTCTTGGCACCTCCTCCTTGCCTGTAACTCCTTAAGTCATTTAAACCAGATGGCTGTCACGGAAAGAGAATCCAGACATGCTGGTTGGGGTCAAAGATCAAATAACTGCAAGAAAAATAGCTCAGCATGAAAGAGAACCATCATGTCTGGCTTGGTCATGGATGAGATTTTCAATTGACACCAAACGGTTCTTTTGGTAGATGGTGTTACCAGAAAAATCATAGGAGCCTGTTTGACTTCTGGGGCTCACAAGTCATCCAGGGAGCTGGGGCTCCCCATCTACTAAGAGGCTTGCCTTTGACTGCTCCTCCTCAGTCTTGGCAGCAAGACAAGGAGCCTAGTTTACATCATGCAGGGCTTAGAGGAGCCTACCACAAAACGTTTGCTCGCAGAGTCTCAGCCTCTACCCTGGAACACAGGATCAGGCTTCTTGGAACCCTTGTCTGTAGTGGGCTCCTCTTAATGAGAGGAGTCATGGCCATAGTGCCCACCATGGGTTGCTCCTAGTCATTAGGTGTTAGCTTCCTTGTCTGTTACTTACTCTCAGTATTAAATCAACTTACCTTTGGAAAATGAAAGCCTTCTATGTGTCTACACTTTCTGCTAAATGTTAGAAATTCATAAGTGAAAACTAACTCCTGCTCtgagggtagaaggagagggactgATGTCAGACATATTAGGATATCAGCCCCATGGATCTGGAGGGTGAGAAAGGGCAGGCAGAAAAGTATGAGTCCTGGGGCCTCTCCTCAGTGGCTGGTGCTGATGGGTCCAGCCATGAGTTCCTCCCCTACCAGCTTCTCCTGATCAAGACCTCCCAAACAAATGCTGTTTTTCTGCATCAGCCCCTCCTCCCTTGCCAGGGACCCAGGTCACCTTGTTACTCTTGccaagaaagtagaaaatttCCTGTGGAACTAATAGTCCTCTTCACTTCATGGGATTTTGAGCACAGCTTATGCCATTTACAGTTTTGAGGAAGAATCAAGTTGAGCTGGAGAACAATGTCAGTGTTAGAGGAAAGAAGCTTTCTCTAGATGATTCTAGACACTTGGCCTTTAAGGaatgttttttctccttcagaGATTCTTAGGTGATTCTCACTGCCTCTTGCCctcatgctatttttattttcagtatggttcaatcagatttttttcctcctgtctccAAACAACCAAGGCTTCCTTTTTCCATATTAGGAAAAAAGCCATGTTTATCCATGATGGGTCCAAAACTCAACCCAAGACCtatatacaaaacaaataataaagaccTCCTCACTATACCCCATCTCTCTCCCAACCAAATTCCTCTCTATTTGTCTCACTCTGGCATCTAGACTATGCCAGTCCCTGAGTCTCAGAAGCCCTACTAACCCTGACC contains these protein-coding regions:
- the TTR gene encoding transthyretin, whose translation is MASGRLLLLCLAGLVLVSEAGLAGSGESKCPLMVKVLDAVRGSPAVNVDVKVFKKAADESWELFASGKTKELGELHGLTTAEKFVEGVYKVELDTKSYWKSLGISPFHEYAEVVFTANDSGLRHYTIAALLSPYSYSTTALVSNPEE